A region of Homo sapiens chromosome 17, GRCh38.p14 Primary Assembly DNA encodes the following proteins:
- the CCL23 gene encoding C-C motif chemokine 23 isoform CKbeta8 precursor (isoform CKbeta8 precursor is encoded by transcript variant 2), with protein MKVSVAALSCLMLVTALGSQARVTKDAETEFMMSKLPLENPVLLDRFHATSADCCISYTPRSIPCSLLESYFETNSECSKPGVIFLTKKGRRFCANPSDKQVQVCMRMLKLDTRIKTRKN; from the exons ATGAAGGTCTCCGTGGCTGCCCTCTCCTGCCTCATGCTTGTTACTGCCCTTGGATCCCAGGCCCGGGTCACAAAAG ATGCAGAGACAGAGTTCATGATGTCAAAGCTTCCATTGGAAAATCCAGTACTTCTGGACA GATTCCATGCTACTAGTGCTGACTGCTGCATCTCCTACACCCCACGAAGCATCCCGTGTTCACTCCTGGAGAGTTACTTTGAAACGAACAGCGAGTGCTCCAAGCCGGGTGTCAT CTTCCTCACCAAGAAGGGGCGACGTTTCTGTGCCAACCCCAGTGATAAGCAAGTTCAGGTTTGCATGAGAATGCTGAAGCTGGACACACGGATCAAGACCAGGAAGAATTGA
- the CCL23 gene encoding C-C motif chemokine 23 isoform CKbeta8-1 precursor (isoform CKbeta8-1 precursor is encoded by transcript variant 1) — protein sequence MKVSVAALSCLMLVTALGSQARVTKDAETEFMMSKLPLENPVLLDMLWRRKIGPQMTLSHAAGFHATSADCCISYTPRSIPCSLLESYFETNSECSKPGVIFLTKKGRRFCANPSDKQVQVCMRMLKLDTRIKTRKN from the exons ATGAAGGTCTCCGTGGCTGCCCTCTCCTGCCTCATGCTTGTTACTGCCCTTGGATCCCAGGCCCGGGTCACAAAAG ATGCAGAGACAGAGTTCATGATGTCAAAGCTTCCATTGGAAAATCCAGTACTTCTGGACA TGCTCTGGAGGAGAAAGATTGGTCCTCAGATGACCCTTTCTCATGCTGCAGGATTCCATGCTACTAGTGCTGACTGCTGCATCTCCTACACCCCACGAAGCATCCCGTGTTCACTCCTGGAGAGTTACTTTGAAACGAACAGCGAGTGCTCCAAGCCGGGTGTCAT CTTCCTCACCAAGAAGGGGCGACGTTTCTGTGCCAACCCCAGTGATAAGCAAGTTCAGGTTTGCATGAGAATGCTGAAGCTGGACACACGGATCAAGACCAGGAAGAATTGA